The Peribacillus simplex genome contains a region encoding:
- the sdhB gene encoding succinate dehydrogenase iron-sulfur subunit, whose product MVETKSETKTVRFIITRQDTPDSAPYDEEFELAYRPNMNVISALMEIRRNPVTVQGKHTTAIAWDMNCLEEVCGACSMVINGKPRQSCTALIDQLEQPVRLAPMRTFPVVRDLQVDRSRMFDSLKKVKAWIPIDGTYNLGPGPRMPEKKRQWAYELSKCMTCGVCLEACPNVNSNSDFIGPQPLSQVRLFNAHPTGAMNKAERLNTIMGDGGLANCGNSQNCVQSCPKGIPLTTSIAALNRDTTIQQFRNFFGSDEV is encoded by the coding sequence ATGGTTGAAACTAAATCTGAGACTAAAACAGTCCGTTTTATAATCACTCGTCAAGATACACCGGATTCAGCTCCTTATGATGAGGAATTCGAATTAGCGTACCGCCCGAATATGAACGTAATTTCCGCTCTAATGGAAATCCGTCGTAATCCAGTAACTGTACAAGGCAAGCACACTACAGCAATCGCATGGGACATGAACTGTCTTGAAGAGGTATGTGGTGCTTGTTCAATGGTTATCAATGGTAAACCAAGACAATCATGTACAGCTCTTATCGATCAATTGGAGCAGCCGGTTCGTCTAGCTCCAATGCGTACATTCCCTGTTGTTCGTGACCTGCAAGTCGATCGCAGCCGTATGTTCGACTCATTGAAAAAGGTAAAGGCATGGATTCCAATCGATGGAACGTACAATCTTGGACCAGGACCTCGTATGCCAGAAAAGAAACGCCAATGGGCTTACGAGTTATCTAAATGTATGACTTGCGGTGTTTGTCTGGAAGCTTGTCCGAACGTAAACAGCAATTCAGACTTCATTGGGCCACAACCATTATCGCAAGTTCGTTTATTCAATGCACATCCAACAGGTGCAATGAACAAAGCTGAACGTTTAAATACGATCATGGGTGATGGAGGACTTGCAAACTGCGGTAATTCACAAAACTGCGTGCAGTCTTGCCCTAAAGGCATTCCATTAACGACTTCGATTGCCGCGTTGAACCGTGATACTACGATCCAACAATTCCGTAACTTCTTCGGCAGCGATGAAGTTTAA
- the racE gene encoding glutamate racemase encodes MKQPIGIIDSGVGGLTVAKEVMRQLPNENIIYLGDTARCPYGPRTKKDVQTFTWQMTRFLMKKDIKMLIIACNTATAAVLDEIRAILPIPVLGVIHPGARAALKVSDSLHIGVIGTEGTVKSKAYDDALASINSDVKVDSLACPKFVPIVESGEFQGGIVNRVVAQTLNPLKKTKIDTLILGCTHYPLLGPVISSYMGDEVQVISSGEETAREASVILDYYKLINKSKLRPVHHFYTTGSKDMFGSIASSWLGIHVNDIETIKIDHL; translated from the coding sequence TTGAAACAACCGATAGGCATCATTGATTCAGGGGTAGGCGGCTTGACAGTTGCTAAAGAAGTCATGCGTCAGCTACCAAATGAAAATATAATTTACTTAGGTGATACAGCAAGATGCCCTTATGGGCCGAGGACAAAAAAAGATGTCCAAACCTTCACATGGCAGATGACGAGGTTCTTGATGAAGAAGGATATAAAAATGCTGATCATCGCTTGCAATACGGCGACTGCAGCCGTATTGGATGAGATCAGGGCAATACTTCCGATTCCTGTGCTGGGTGTCATACATCCAGGGGCAAGGGCGGCATTGAAAGTTTCTGATTCCTTGCATATTGGCGTTATTGGTACGGAAGGCACGGTAAAAAGCAAAGCTTATGATGACGCGCTTGCTTCCATCAATTCCGATGTGAAAGTAGATAGTTTGGCATGTCCGAAATTTGTCCCAATCGTGGAAAGCGGGGAGTTTCAAGGGGGTATCGTCAATAGGGTCGTGGCACAAACCTTGAACCCGTTGAAGAAAACGAAGATCGACACATTGATCCTTGGCTGTACCCATTATCCGCTGCTGGGGCCTGTAATCTCTTCCTATATGGGGGATGAAGTACAAGTCATTTCCTCTGGGGAAGAGACGGCCCGTGAGGCAAGTGTCATATTGGATTACTATAAATTAATCAATAAAAGCAAGCTCCGTCCAGTTCATCACTTTTACACAACCGGTTCAAAAGATATGTTCGGCTCCATCGCGTCGAGCTGGCTCGGTATTCATGTCAATGACATCGAAACAATTAAAATTGATCACTTATAA
- a CDS encoding MarR family winged helix-turn-helix transcriptional regulator, translated as MDEEKQAAYVADIEKELRYVSTWLKQRGREILHDYKITIPQFVALQWLFESGDMTIGELSTKMFLAFSTTTDLIDRMEKHQLVQRVRDEKDRRVVRIHLLEEGERIIEEVINKRQQYLSGVLVNFNESDIRSLKGILAKLHQEMKEK; from the coding sequence ATGGATGAAGAGAAGCAGGCGGCATATGTAGCCGATATCGAGAAGGAATTGCGCTATGTATCGACATGGCTTAAGCAAAGGGGAAGAGAAATTCTCCATGATTATAAAATTACCATTCCTCAATTCGTGGCTTTGCAATGGCTTTTTGAATCAGGCGACATGACGATTGGCGAATTGTCCACGAAGATGTTTCTCGCCTTCAGCACAACGACGGATCTGATTGACCGCATGGAGAAACATCAGCTTGTTCAGCGTGTCAGGGATGAAAAGGACCGGCGTGTGGTTCGAATTCACCTTCTTGAAGAGGGTGAACGGATTATCGAAGAAGTAATTAATAAACGACAACAGTACTTGAGTGGCGTGTTAGTCAATTTTAACGAATCTGACATAAGGTCCCTCAAAGGGATTCTAGCAAAACTACATCAAGAAATGAAAGAAAAATGA
- a CDS encoding GerMN domain-containing protein, which yields MSNKSKVTMAVTILASSFWLSGCGLFGGEEKKEIDPPKDVSLVEDESSLKETETNGEEKPAADGEEGAVESKTVKTELYLIDKSGYVVPQTLELPKSEAVAKQALDYLVSNGPVTDKLPNGFRAVIPADTQISVNIKDGVAVADFSPEFKNYQKEDELKILQAITWTLTQFDSVEKIQMRINGEDISEMPVNGTPIDENISRSSGINIDTSDVVDISNTKALTVYYVGGDEEYTYYVPVTRRISETVSDNVTAVIQELTKSPSGSNLQTGFMSDVALLDEPKVAEGKVSLNFNENILGSFKEKKVSQEVLDALVLSLTEQKGIESVEVQVQGSADVLNEEGKKLSEPVVRPEKVNTGSF from the coding sequence ATGTCCAATAAATCAAAAGTAACAATGGCTGTGACCATTCTGGCATCTTCTTTTTGGCTTTCGGGCTGCGGATTATTTGGCGGTGAAGAGAAAAAGGAAATTGATCCGCCAAAGGATGTTTCTTTAGTCGAGGATGAATCTTCATTGAAAGAAACAGAAACGAATGGTGAGGAAAAGCCGGCGGCTGATGGAGAAGAAGGCGCTGTTGAATCGAAAACGGTGAAGACGGAGTTATATTTAATTGATAAAAGCGGGTATGTGGTTCCACAGACATTGGAACTTCCTAAATCGGAAGCTGTCGCTAAACAGGCCCTTGATTACCTTGTCAGTAACGGACCAGTCACGGATAAACTTCCGAATGGGTTCAGGGCCGTCATTCCTGCCGATACCCAAATAAGCGTGAACATTAAAGACGGAGTGGCTGTAGCGGACTTTTCGCCAGAGTTCAAAAACTATCAGAAAGAGGATGAACTTAAAATCCTTCAAGCCATTACATGGACCCTGACACAATTCGACTCGGTCGAAAAAATCCAAATGAGAATCAATGGGGAAGATATTTCCGAAATGCCGGTCAATGGCACACCGATAGATGAAAATATCTCAAGGTCGTCAGGAATCAATATCGATACGAGTGACGTAGTCGACATTTCCAATACAAAAGCACTGACCGTTTATTATGTAGGCGGTGACGAGGAGTATACTTATTATGTTCCGGTGACGCGCAGGATCAGTGAAACGGTGTCTGATAATGTAACAGCAGTCATTCAGGAATTAACGAAGAGTCCTTCGGGTTCTAACCTGCAAACAGGGTTCATGAGTGATGTAGCTTTACTTGACGAGCCTAAAGTGGCAGAAGGTAAGGTCAGCCTCAATTTTAACGAAAATATCCTTGGAAGCTTTAAAGAGAAAAAGGTATCACAAGAAGTCCTTGATGCCTTGGTCCTTTCTTTAACGGAACAGAAAGGAATAGAAAGCGTTGAAGTACAAGTGCAGGGCA
- a CDS encoding helix-turn-helix domain-containing protein, with protein sequence MKENEFTHKPLLTKREKEVFELLVQDKTTKEIAGELFISEKTVRNHISNAMQKLGVKGRSQAVIELLRMGELKL encoded by the coding sequence TTGAAGGAGAACGAATTCACTCATAAGCCACTACTCACCAAAAGAGAAAAAGAAGTATTTGAGTTACTAGTACAAGACAAAACAACAAAAGAAATCGCAGGTGAATTGTTTATTAGCGAAAAAACAGTTCGAAACCATATTTCGAATGCGATGCAGAAGCTTGGAGTTAAAGGACGTTCGCAGGCAGTCATAGAACTCCTTCGTATGGGAGAACTTAAGCTTTAA
- a CDS encoding acyl-CoA thioesterase, with protein sequence MGKISYIDNITEWINDFSFKHEIKVRFSETDMFGHLNNTIPFTYFEEARIEYFNRMGFMKDWTSAECGEMPVVANLQCDYLKQVFFNDRLTIHVKADLIGNSSVDIHYMGTKQDGSICLTGRGTIVQVSKATGRPVAWTEEMKRSMWHTELNIPKNISI encoded by the coding sequence TTGGGCAAAATATCATATATCGATAATATAACGGAGTGGATCAATGATTTTTCTTTTAAACATGAAATTAAGGTTCGCTTTTCGGAAACTGATATGTTTGGGCACTTGAATAACACGATTCCTTTTACTTATTTTGAGGAGGCTCGGATTGAGTATTTCAACAGAATGGGGTTCATGAAGGATTGGACCTCGGCTGAATGCGGTGAGATGCCGGTTGTTGCAAATTTACAGTGTGATTACCTGAAGCAGGTGTTTTTCAATGATCGGTTGACAATCCATGTGAAAGCTGACCTTATCGGAAATTCTTCAGTGGACATACATTATATGGGTACCAAACAAGATGGTTCAATTTGTTTAACGGGCAGGGGGACGATTGTACAAGTCTCCAAGGCCACCGGAAGGCCCGTAGCTTGGACGGAAGAGATGAAGCGATCGATGTGGCATACAGAGCTGAACATTCCTAAAAATATTTCCATTTAG